A stretch of Cryptosporangium aurantiacum DNA encodes these proteins:
- a CDS encoding DUF6519 domain-containing protein, with protein MVNGDLSRGHEPDRKRGREYRRVLLEMGSPVLDSDVASLVDAVLGETRTVARGLGTAAGSPDLGFLVTPGRLLIVFAEALDGLRVAQGNPKVCLDYRHRFADRYPALQVTSSGQDAVVQIPLLQPADNRPGFRLALWARVEEPVTIRVNGVAVSLAPASPDAPVRVEFAPGSGGFQDLDIGLPARKTVWLYLLEQDEDAETRPTFWVAPGSYQVDGLFVSASGGGQFPFASFPVGAGFRWDGAPVLDGLVAPSGLAVGDRIAAYLEVWERHVTAVEDPGLREEALGSDTASRTQLVGQVKIAPVAPGLTPADVGAAFGEPVASNGTVTIDVPPATQVTDPCALPDLAGYSGADNRLYRIEVHRGGPLASALFKWSRDNGSELFAARLDDDGSFLFDAGAPLSAGDVVEVLSSVVDLGDSALGSVSVDGFVPAERAVGQLGQLAAIRSGADGGDVAFRLADLDDPARTVALDRRYGDPDVAVLKVRRWHGTLEPDGAGPHVLEDGLTVTLSHGGTYRSGQWWQYEARVRGENANGPWRPDPHGPERRFAPLALLEFTGPTQPLRLLSWLDERFPRPDDVDADDVDFDGGRVGSASDTVQEALDELFERPPLVVDSSCGEIIIRPEHDLQERFDTIPAGGSARLCIHPGTWQLDRTVQVSGKGDLILTGAGSATRLVAGDFAIALQFTGCGTVRLQDLAIAGGPGNLDGSGRPGALTVTSCAGLDLERVTVSTAQAPARVTTAVSFQTTAVAPAAPAVRVRDCRIEVGHADTGLLLVGAATADLTGNDVVCPSEPFKLLESLADRPRGRIARLLLDDIVLGETDEANDNLLVGGNEAIGEVEPAGGRRRFIAHRTSWGNKWITFSTALPLDSEHWRRVLDTNPMPGDWSQSEAPDGFLRANLHRLRRKLVPALFDTSNQTLPGELRNQLAVLADQVVRRNSRTAGAQGIVIGGLATRIDPRFPQPRVLLGDARPELRIVGNRVTGFVQGIHVGASGSGGRRGIAHHVVISGNVVRLRVPSLSPQRHGIFVGSVFHANLSDNLVELVWPEAPEWGELTGPLDGIRVHGTFGPLVRLRDNACIGTRRGVVAHATNFGEAKNAGWRWTVAENAHVSVVGAPTPETVNW; from the coding sequence ATGGTCAACGGCGACTTGTCTCGCGGGCACGAGCCGGACCGCAAACGGGGCCGCGAGTACCGCCGGGTGCTGCTCGAGATGGGCTCCCCGGTCCTGGACAGCGACGTCGCGTCGCTGGTGGACGCCGTCCTGGGCGAGACCCGCACGGTCGCCCGCGGGCTGGGCACCGCCGCAGGCAGCCCGGACCTGGGATTCCTGGTCACTCCCGGCCGCCTGCTGATCGTATTCGCGGAGGCTCTGGACGGCCTGCGGGTCGCTCAGGGCAACCCCAAGGTCTGTCTCGACTACCGGCATCGGTTCGCTGACCGGTACCCGGCGTTGCAGGTCACTTCGTCCGGCCAGGACGCGGTGGTCCAGATTCCGCTGCTGCAACCGGCCGACAACCGCCCGGGGTTCCGCCTCGCGCTGTGGGCGCGGGTCGAGGAGCCGGTCACGATCCGGGTCAACGGCGTCGCCGTGTCGCTGGCACCGGCGAGTCCGGACGCTCCCGTCCGGGTCGAGTTCGCCCCCGGCTCCGGCGGGTTCCAGGATCTCGACATCGGGTTGCCCGCGCGGAAGACCGTCTGGCTCTACCTGCTCGAACAAGACGAAGACGCGGAGACGCGGCCGACGTTCTGGGTGGCGCCCGGCAGCTATCAGGTCGACGGCCTGTTCGTCAGCGCGTCCGGCGGGGGACAGTTCCCGTTCGCGAGCTTTCCGGTCGGCGCCGGGTTCCGGTGGGACGGCGCCCCGGTGCTGGACGGTCTGGTCGCACCGTCCGGTCTCGCGGTCGGCGACCGGATCGCCGCCTACCTGGAGGTGTGGGAGCGACACGTCACCGCGGTGGAGGATCCGGGCCTGCGCGAGGAGGCGCTGGGCTCGGACACGGCGAGCCGCACCCAGCTCGTCGGCCAGGTCAAGATCGCACCGGTCGCGCCGGGGTTGACCCCGGCTGACGTCGGCGCCGCGTTCGGCGAGCCCGTCGCGTCCAACGGCACGGTGACGATCGACGTGCCGCCGGCGACGCAGGTCACCGACCCGTGCGCGCTGCCTGACCTGGCCGGGTACTCCGGGGCCGACAACCGGCTCTACCGGATCGAGGTACACCGCGGCGGGCCGCTCGCGTCGGCGCTGTTCAAATGGTCACGCGACAACGGCTCGGAACTCTTCGCCGCACGGCTGGACGACGACGGGAGTTTCCTCTTCGACGCCGGGGCGCCGCTGTCGGCCGGTGATGTGGTCGAGGTACTCAGCTCGGTCGTCGACCTCGGTGACAGCGCGCTCGGGTCGGTGAGCGTCGACGGCTTCGTGCCCGCGGAGCGGGCCGTGGGCCAGCTCGGGCAACTCGCCGCGATCCGCAGCGGTGCCGACGGTGGTGACGTCGCGTTCCGGCTCGCCGACCTGGACGATCCGGCCCGGACCGTCGCGCTCGACCGCCGCTACGGCGATCCGGATGTCGCGGTGCTGAAAGTGCGCCGCTGGCACGGCACGCTCGAACCGGATGGCGCCGGGCCTCACGTCCTCGAAGACGGTTTGACGGTGACGCTGTCCCACGGCGGGACGTATCGCTCGGGCCAATGGTGGCAGTACGAGGCGCGGGTGCGCGGCGAGAACGCCAACGGCCCGTGGCGGCCGGACCCGCACGGGCCGGAGCGGCGCTTCGCGCCGCTGGCCCTGCTCGAGTTCACCGGCCCCACTCAACCGCTGCGCCTGCTGTCCTGGCTGGACGAACGATTCCCACGCCCCGACGACGTGGACGCCGACGACGTCGACTTCGACGGTGGGCGGGTCGGCAGCGCGAGCGATACCGTGCAGGAGGCGCTCGACGAGCTGTTCGAGCGGCCGCCGCTGGTCGTCGACTCCAGCTGCGGCGAGATCATCATCCGGCCGGAACACGACCTGCAGGAGCGGTTCGACACGATTCCGGCCGGTGGTAGCGCCCGGCTGTGCATCCACCCCGGGACCTGGCAGCTCGACCGCACCGTCCAGGTCAGCGGCAAGGGCGACCTGATCCTCACCGGGGCGGGCTCGGCGACCCGGCTGGTCGCCGGCGATTTTGCCATCGCGTTGCAGTTCACCGGGTGCGGCACGGTCCGGCTGCAGGATCTGGCGATCGCCGGAGGCCCGGGCAACCTGGACGGCTCCGGGCGACCCGGAGCGCTGACCGTCACCAGCTGCGCGGGCCTGGACCTGGAGCGCGTCACGGTCTCCACCGCCCAGGCGCCGGCGCGGGTGACCACCGCGGTCTCGTTCCAGACCACGGCTGTCGCCCCCGCGGCGCCGGCCGTACGGGTCCGTGACTGCCGGATCGAGGTCGGCCACGCGGACACCGGGCTGCTCCTCGTCGGCGCGGCGACCGCCGACCTCACCGGCAACGACGTCGTCTGCCCGTCGGAGCCGTTCAAGCTGCTGGAGTCGCTGGCCGACCGGCCGCGCGGCCGGATCGCCCGGCTGCTCCTCGACGACATCGTGCTCGGCGAGACCGACGAGGCCAACGACAACCTGCTGGTCGGCGGCAACGAAGCCATCGGTGAGGTGGAGCCGGCCGGTGGGCGCCGCCGGTTCATCGCGCACCGCACCAGCTGGGGCAACAAATGGATCACGTTCTCCACCGCGCTGCCGCTGGATTCCGAGCACTGGCGTCGCGTCCTCGACACGAACCCCATGCCGGGGGATTGGTCGCAGTCCGAGGCGCCGGACGGCTTCCTGCGGGCGAACCTGCACCGGCTCCGCCGGAAGCTCGTGCCCGCGCTGTTCGACACGAGCAACCAGACGCTGCCGGGGGAGCTGAGGAACCAACTCGCGGTGCTGGCCGACCAAGTCGTCCGGCGGAACAGCAGAACCGCCGGTGCGCAGGGCATCGTGATCGGTGGTCTGGCCACCCGGATCGATCCACGGTTTCCGCAGCCGCGGGTGCTGCTCGGGGACGCCCGGCCGGAGCTGAGGATCGTGGGGAATCGGGTGACCGGGTTCGTCCAGGGCATCCATGTGGGTGCCAGCGGATCAGGCGGCCGCCGTGGGATCGCCCATCACGTCGTGATCTCCGGCAACGTCGTGCGGCTGCGGGTGCCGAGCCTGTCGCCGCAGCGGCACGGGATCTTCGTCGGCAGCGTCTTCCACGCCAACCTCAGCGACAACCTGGTCGAGCTGGTCTGGCCGGAGGCGCCGGAGTGGGGTGAACTGACCGGTCCGCTGGACGGCATCCGCGTGCACGGGACGTTCGGCCCGCTGGTTCGGCTCCGGGACAACGCGTGCATCGGCACTCGGCGAGGAGTCGTGGCGCACGCGACGAACTTCGGCGAGGCGAAGAACGCCGGCTGGCGGTGGACGGTCGCGGAGAACGCACACGTCTCGGTGGTCGGAGCGCCGACTCCGGAGACCGTCAACTGGTAG